One Rouxiella sp. S1S-2 genomic window, TCGGCTGCGAAAACAGCTGTTCGCGTTAAGTAAGGCTAAAAAACCTTCTGATATGAGTGCTCCGGGATGGGACCTCCACCCATTGAAGGGTAACGAGGCCGGTGTGTGGTCTGTGTCGGTTCATGGTAACTGGCGCATGACATTTCGTTTTGATGAAGATGGCGATGCCGTCCTTGTCGATTACCGCGATTATCACTGATGGAGGTTGCTATGCACATGTTTAATCCGCCGCATCCAGGCGAGGTTCTGCGGGACTATCTGGAAGGCGTTAGCGTCACTGACGCAGCGATTGCCCTGAAAATCACACGTACTCAGTTGTCTCGCATTCTAAATGCGCACGCGGCAATTACTGCTGACATGGCGCTGCGCTTGTCTTGCCTGCTTGGTACGAGTGCCGAGATGTGGGTCAATATGCAGTCTGAATATGAGTTGTGGCAAGCATCCCAAAAGCCTCGCCCAATTATTGAGCCGCTGCAAAGACATTCCCTTTGTGCATAAAAAAGCCCGCAGTTTGCGGGTTTTTTTGTTCTCTCTCAATCACATGATGCGCGACGAAATCCACGGCGGCCATCCTCTTGGACGGTTGTTTTTCCGTCAGTCGGCGAGATCGGGACAGAAAGTAAAGAGATCCTTGTTAAAACATTATGTTATCCAACGAGTTAAACCTCTGTTCTTCACGTTAAATAGCAATTCTCTGCAAAACCTTGCGCTGAGTGCAAAACCAATCGGGCTGTTTAATCACCGCCATCAGGTTAAATACTTCAAAATGAAGCTCAAGCCGTGCGGGTTGATTGCACCGATAATGGGCGTCCAGTTCGGCCAAAACAAGGTAAGGCCAACCATCAACAGGCAGAAGGTACGTTCAAGCTGATTGCCTTTTTGGCTGCTGATCAGCGGCAATCGAAAACGCCAGCGACATGGCCAAAGCAGCGGCACCCCGGCAGGCGTAAGCATATCGGCGATAATGTGGCTTAAATACCCAATCACCATGGCGTGCAGCGCATCTATAGGAATAACCCAGTCGTGCGGCAGTTTAGTTTTAAGCAAAAAAATGCCTGCCGCAACCGCCAGCAAACTGTGGGTGAATCCGCGATGGCCAAACATGCGGGCCATCGGTTGCGATATCCATTTTAGTCGCTGACCAAGCAGTGATTTAGGATGATCGATATCCGGTAGCAACGAGGTTAGAAGAGACGCAGGAATAATATGCCACCAGTCGCCGTGGGCGAGTTCGGGTGACAGCTGTGCCTTTTTGGCAAACACTGCGCAAGCAATAGAAAAAATGAGATGACCTTCCGCAGTCATAATGCATCCGAACTGAATAACTGTTATTTTATCCAGTATAGAGGAAAGCGGTTTTATGCGGAAGGTGTTACCCTGTAACTATTTGTCAATTTATTGAAAAATAGATTTAAAATAGTGTTTTTGTGACAGTGTCATGGCCGTTTTTGTCACTACCTGGCCAACCATCCGCCGTCTACTGCCAGAGTGTAGCCATTAACATAGTCCGAAGCACTCGACGCCAGAAACACCACCGGTCCCATAATGTCCTGCTGTTCGCCCCACCGCCCGGCGGGAATACGGTCAAGTATTTCCTGACTGCGGCTTTCATCCGCGCGCAGTTGTTCGGTGTTATTGGTCACCATGTAGCCCGGAGCAATGGCGTTAACGTTAATATTGTATTTTGCCCACT contains:
- a CDS encoding type II toxin-antitoxin system RelE/ParE family toxin — its product is MIKSFRHKGLETFYRTGSTAGIQAMHESRLRKQLFALSKAKKPSDMSAPGWDLHPLKGNEAGVWSVSVHGNWRMTFRFDEDGDAVLVDYRDYH
- a CDS encoding HigA family addiction module antitoxin encodes the protein MHMFNPPHPGEVLRDYLEGVSVTDAAIALKITRTQLSRILNAHAAITADMALRLSCLLGTSAEMWVNMQSEYELWQASQKPRPIIEPLQRHSLCA
- a CDS encoding metal-dependent hydrolase: MTAEGHLIFSIACAVFAKKAQLSPELAHGDWWHIIPASLLTSLLPDIDHPKSLLGQRLKWISQPMARMFGHRGFTHSLLAVAAGIFLLKTKLPHDWVIPIDALHAMVIGYLSHIIADMLTPAGVPLLWPCRWRFRLPLISSQKGNQLERTFCLLMVGLTLFWPNWTPIIGAINPHGLSFILKYLT